ACCTCGAGGAGCTCCGCGATCTCGGGAGTCTCGGGGACCCAGTCGCCCGGGTCCCGGGCGTCTTCGCTCAAAGAACCTCGAGCAGCGCGAAGTTCAGGTATTCGGTCTCCGGCATGGAGAGGAGCACCGGGTGATCCCCCCCCTGTCCGCGCAGGGCGATGAGCCGGCAGGGCCGCGCGGCCTTGGCGGCGGCTCCGCGCAGCATCTCCAGGAAGAACTCGCGCGTGACGTGGTGCGAGCAGGTGCTCGTCGCGAGCAGCCCGCCCGACGAGAGGCACTTGAGCGCCGCGGCGTTGAGCCGGGTGTAGGCGCGCAGGGCGGAGGACAGATGCTTGCGCGAGCGCACGAAGCTCGGAGGGTCGACGAGGACGACGTCGGGCTTCAGCGCCTGTCCTCCGATGGCGAAGTTCGCGAGCACCCCCTCCGCGTCCCCCTCGTCGAACGAGCAGGTCCCTTCGAGGCCGTTGAGCGCCGCGTTCTCGCGGGCGAGCTCGATGGCCGGACCCGAGCTGTCGAGGCCGAGGACCTTCTTCGCCCCCGCGCGGGCCGCGCTCAGCGCGAACGCCCCGGTGAAGCAGTGCAGGTCGAGCACGACCCGGTCCTTGAGGTACGGGGAGAGGAAGAGCCGGTTCTCCCGCTGGTCGAAGTAGAAGCCGGTCTTCTGAGAGGACCCGCTGAGGGTCACCGCGTACTTGAGCCCGTCCGCTTCGATGACGGTCTTCTCGGGGACCTCTCCGGCGACGACGCGGACCTCGGCCTTGAGGCCTTCGAGAGCGCGGGACGGATGGTCGTTCTTGAGCAGGATCCCTTTCGGGTGCAGCAGCCCCTCGAGGGCCTCGAGGACCTGCGGCAGGCAGCGGTCCATCCCGGCCGAGAGCACCTGCAGCACGAGATACTCGCCGAACTTGTCGGCCACGAGGCCCGGCAGCCCGTCCGACTCCCCGAAGCAGAGCCGGAAGGACTCCCCGCCGGGCATGAGCCGGCGGCGCAGGGCCAGGGCGCGCTCGAGCCGCCCGCGGAAGAAGTCGGCGTCGAAGGCCTCCTCGCGCCGGGTCAGGAAGCGGAAGGCGATGAGGCTGTGCGGGTTGTAGAAGCCGCGACCGAGCCGGCGGCCTCCCGCGGTGACGAGCTCGGCTTCGACGCCGGGTTCGGTCTTCGGCACCGCCTGGAGCTCGTTGGAGAACACCCAGAGGTGTCCGCCGAAGATCCGGTCCTCCTCGCGCGGCTTGAGCTTGAGCGTGAGCGGCTGGGCTTCGGCGTTCATGGACGTCCTCCCCGATGGGTGCTGGCGCGGCTGCGACCGACGAGTTCCCTTCTCAAATCAGGCCGCCGCGGCGCAGAACGGCGTCGGAGGCGCGCTCGCGCGCCCGCAGGTCGAAGCAGGCCGCCAGCGCGCGCTCTGAGAGACGGCTCCGGAGCTCCGGGTCCCGGGCGAGGCTCTCCTGGAGGGGCGCGCCGGAGCGCCAGGTCTCGAAGGAGCAGCGCTGGACGATCGCGTAGGCCTCGGTACGGGCCAGTCCCTTCTCCACGAGGGCGAGGAGGACCTTCTGGCTGAAGGCGAGACCGCGCGAGGACTCGAGGTTCGCGCGCATGCGCTCGGGATGGACCACGAGGCCCTCGAGGACGCGCGCGAAGCGGTGGAGCATGAAGTCGAGCAGGAGCAGCGCGTCGACGAGGGCGACGCGCTCGACCGAGGAATGGCTGATGTCGCGCTCATGCCAGAGCGCGCAGTCCTCGAGGATGGACGCGTGGTAGCCGCGCAGCAGGCGCGCGCAGCCGCAGATGTTCTCGCTCAGGACGGGGTTGCGCTTGTGCGGCATGGCCGAGGAGCCCTTCTGTCCGCGGCCGAACGGCTCCTCCGCCTCGAGGACCTCCGTGCGCTGGAGGTGGCGGACCTCGACGGCGAAGCGCTCGAGCGCGCAGCCGGCGAGCACGAGGGCGTGGGAGAACTCCGCGTGGCGGTCGCGGGGGACGACCTGGGTCGCGGCCGTCTCGGGGAGCAGCCCGAGGCGGCGGCAGACGCGCGCCTCGAGGGACGGCGGCAGCTGGGTGTACATCCCGACCGCTCCGGAGAGCTTCCCGTAGGAGACCGCGCGGCGCGCGGCGCGCAGACGCTCGACGCAGCGGCGCAGCTCGGCGTGCCAGCCGGCGAGCTTGAAGCCGAAGGTGATGGGCTCGGCGTGCACCCCGTGCGTGCGCCCCGCCATCCAGGTGCGGCGATGACGGCGGGCCAGCTTCGCGACCGCCCGGCGGCAGCGCTCGAGGCCCTCGAGGAGGAGGTCCGCCGAGTCCTGGAGCTGAAGGGCCAGGGCGGTGTCGAGGACGTCGGAAGAGGTGAGGCCGTAGTGGAGATAGCGCGCGACGGCCGGCGCCCGCCCGCGAAGGCGCGCGCTCACGGTCTCGATCATGGCGACGACGTCGTGCGCGCTGCGGCGCTCGCGGCGCAGGACCTCGGCCTCGAGCGGGCGCTCGAGCGCGCGGCGCAGGACGCGCAGCTGCGCGGCGGGGATGCGCTTCTCCGGCGCGAGGGCTTCCAGGAGGGCCGTCTCGACGTCCATCATGCGGCGCAGGCGCGCTTCGGGCGTCCACAGCGCCGACATCTCCGGCCGGGTGTAGCGGTCGATCATGGCGTTCCTCCTAAGAGTGCCTAAAATAATTCCCGCAGACCTGGGCGGGATGGATTTCGGCTTGCCGGCAAGGCGCGACGGAGCGAGGATAGCGTGCGCTATCTGAGCGACGAGCAACGCCGCCGGCGACCGAAAGCCGCCCGCCCTTCGGGAGGCCCGATTCCGGCCGATCTCTTCGTTGCTCCTCGCTTACATAGCTCACGCT
The window above is part of the Elusimicrobiota bacterium genome. Proteins encoded here:
- a CDS encoding class I SAM-dependent rRNA methyltransferase, whose protein sequence is MNAEAQPLTLKLKPREEDRIFGGHLWVFSNELQAVPKTEPGVEAELVTAGGRRLGRGFYNPHSLIAFRFLTRREEAFDADFFRGRLERALALRRRLMPGGESFRLCFGESDGLPGLVADKFGEYLVLQVLSAGMDRCLPQVLEALEGLLHPKGILLKNDHPSRALEGLKAEVRVVAGEVPEKTVIEADGLKYAVTLSGSSQKTGFYFDQRENRLFLSPYLKDRVVLDLHCFTGAFALSAARAGAKKVLGLDSSGPAIELARENAALNGLEGTCSFDEGDAEGVLANFAIGGQALKPDVVLVDPPSFVRSRKHLSSALRAYTRLNAAALKCLSSGGLLATSTCSHHVTREFFLEMLRGAAAKAARPCRLIALRGQGGDHPVLLSMPETEYLNFALLEVL
- the purB gene encoding adenylosuccinate lyase, with the protein product MIDRYTRPEMSALWTPEARLRRMMDVETALLEALAPEKRIPAAQLRVLRRALERPLEAEVLRRERRSAHDVVAMIETVSARLRGRAPAVARYLHYGLTSSDVLDTALALQLQDSADLLLEGLERCRRAVAKLARRHRRTWMAGRTHGVHAEPITFGFKLAGWHAELRRCVERLRAARRAVSYGKLSGAVGMYTQLPPSLEARVCRRLGLLPETAATQVVPRDRHAEFSHALVLAGCALERFAVEVRHLQRTEVLEAEEPFGRGQKGSSAMPHKRNPVLSENICGCARLLRGYHASILEDCALWHERDISHSSVERVALVDALLLLDFMLHRFARVLEGLVVHPERMRANLESSRGLAFSQKVLLALVEKGLARTEAYAIVQRCSFETWRSGAPLQESLARDPELRSRLSERALAACFDLRARERASDAVLRRGGLI